Genomic DNA from Macadamia integrifolia cultivar HAES 741 chromosome 6, SCU_Mint_v3, whole genome shotgun sequence:
CTTTGCCTTCATGAATGAGTTTGCCCTGTGAACCTCTATGAATGTGTTTGCCAAGAAAATGAGAAACCTCTTTGAATGTGATTGCTAGGAAAATAGAAAAGGtaactaataaaataaaaaaccagaagtgctctctctctcattaaataTACTATTTCGAGACCCGCTATTAGCCGTATAGATCCCTCTCCCTTAAAATGTGGTTTCTTTTTCATCTATTACTTAAGAGCTAAGCAGTGTTAGAGTTCCATATCCAATACTTCCTTATCCtctcatgagagagagagagagagagagagagagagagattttgtggGTACTGATGAGAGAAGAGAAGTTGTAGGTGTTTTGGGGTGCAATGGGGAAATGGGTTGGTTGAATGCCACTACACAAGACACTATTGGTGGTAGTGGATTTACAATATTTTTGCACGGTGGGTAGGGGACCATGACTAGTGCCTTTGGAAACTTCATTTCTGCTAAATCCATTCCCACAAACAAGGCAGATCTAGAAAGGTTGTCGTCGGCTGCTGATTCATGAATATCCCCTCAGGGTGCTGCACAGTCTCTAATTAAGGATACACGTACGTATGACCAAggagatgagatgagattccCTTATGATCATTTGTCTTTGCCATTGGAGTGAAAGGAGCTCCTCCACCCCTTCCAGGCTTAACCCAACTCAGGCCAACCCTTATTGACCTTGATTATGTCCAATTGTAGtctttatttttgtcatttcaggGATAGACAAGGTCAGGGCTAACCTTATTTTTTGATCGTGTATATATATAGGACCAAGTCGGGTCGAAGTTAGCCCCGACTTGGCCCAAGGCCTTGGCCTAGGCTGATTGGCCTTGCCCTGGCCTTATCACAGGCTTAGAAATTTTAACCTAGCTCATCCTAGGCCATGTCGGGCTTAGGGTTGGCTTGAGCTCACTGGGTGATACTTGCAATCCTAATTTTAAGAGTCTCATCCAACTACAAGATGATCTTGTGGATTAAGAGATTATCTCTCCACCATCCTAAAATATTAGCAACATAATGGGTTTCTTTTTGGTGACAACTAACAACCTGGCTATCAAAAGCAGTTAGTGAAAAATCCATGCCATACAGGGAACTTTGTCCTTCTAAggggataggattcctctccatagagttTAAGGACCAGAGAGTTATCCTAGAGCTGAGGTGACTTAGGAACACGTGCCTGGATCCTCTCAACCTTAGAATCACTCTCTAGTCGTTAGGTTCTATGGAGAGGTGCCCTTTTAATGTGGcccttgaaatttttttttttgggctaagaTGTGTGGCCCTTGTTGGTGTATCTATTGTTGTACTCTTCATTTGGTGCTTGGGGTGATATCTATGTTTGGCTGGCTTGGGAATTATTTACCATAGTTattgtatttattatttttattcaactcTAGCTAATGAACTTCAGCTTCAATTTTGTGGGCAGTGTTACAATTGTTCACTAAGAACCCATATTTTACCAAaagttagaaaaaagaaaaaaaaaaaaaaaaaaaaaagagaatccaTGAGACTTGTATAGGATGATGATCATTGTGAAAATTCCACATGCTCTTCCTCTGATCCAATAGCCATTACTGATGAAAACTTGAAACTTCCACAACAATAATAATGAAGTTGGAAacttttaagaaaaagaaataaaaatatttaatattaattGGATAACCATCACAAGGGGTGGTGGCGCAGTTGGCTAGCGCGTAGGTCTCATAGCTTTAGAGTAATCCTGAGGTCGAGAGTTCGAGCCTCTCTCACCCCATTaacctttttattttggtattcATGGAGGCAAATGAGAGGGCATACATGGGCACAAGGCATCGGAtgagttttttaatttttttaggagGGAGTGAATGAGAAGtgataccttcttttttttgggtatgaaCTTTTGAAGGGTAAGCCAATGTGAGAAACGACAATGGCAACACAAAGAATGGTACCATCTACCGGCCCGTATAAATTAGGGTAGGAGAGAGTAAACAACGAAAATTCTTTGCACCTTTTTTAAGTGTACAAAACTTTTGCAGTGTATGGCAATGTGGGAGAATCTTATTTGCCACACCAATGGCAATAGTAGAAGAATGGTATCATCTAAAGTAGATTTTAGAGCCCATGCAGTCAGggttggagagagaaaacaataaaaaagcTATGTACCTTTTCTTTAATGTAAGTAACTTTAGAGATGTACACCAATGTGGGAGAATCTTAGCCGCCACACCAATAGCAGTACTGAGAATGATACCATTACCGTAAAGATAAAAAAGAGaatacaacaaaaacaaaaacaaaaacaaaatgtaGGGCAAAGCTTTCCTTATTCCTTGGGTCTATACTTTGAAGGATTCCAAATAGATGTTCTTAGTGTAATAGGCTAAATTCGAATGCTACTAATGCATCgttcatttaacaaaaaaatctataattttATATGCATTACAATACAAAGAGACACAAACAAGACACAAGGAATTCAGCTTTGGTCTTCCTGTCCTGAAATTAGAGAACAAGGGTGAGTTATATATGGTTTCTAATATATTCTCTTCCGTACTTTATTATGAAGAAGTtaatggaagagaagaagaaagaatgttaTAAAGCAAATGATCAAATTTTGTTGGTCTCAGCGTTTTTCCTACTTAAGACACCAATTCTCAATATGGTTATAAAATTCATCAGTTTTCCATCTTAGGCAGGTTTTAAAACTTAGGGTCGGATTGGCTAAATCCTCCAAGGCTGATCCCAATTCTGGCTGATCTAGAGTGATCGATCCATATTGtatttttagggttagggtcaaagatttaggggacggtatcggtatcggtctctGTCAGATCGATGGGTATcggtctattttacccttaatttttataaaaagtacaattcttttattattttacccctaaaactaTCTGGATCGGGATCGGATCAGGGATCGGTCTCGGCCAATACCGATCCAATACGGCCGATCCcaaaccgatacttgaaaccatggttatGGTTCTAGTTGATTCTAATAAATTCTTGACCAATTCTGACCGATCCAGATCAATGTTAGAATTTCAACTCTGCTCTTTAAAACCCTGATCCTAAGCCACCACATTGAACCTCCTTTTTCGACATGGGTCAAAAGACTAAGGATCAATTAGAATCATAATAAGAACAAGAAGTCAACTGCTCAACCtcattccaactaaatggggtcaactacatAGATCATTGCCCTCCAATTAACTCTATTCGAGATCATACTTGATGCAAGATCTAATCTATACATTTCTTTCCCCCCTACCTCTCTTAGGGATATTTTAGGGCTAACCTTGATTCTTTAagttccttcaatttgaatcaaatcacttttCCGTACCAAACCATCTAAAgtcctccgttgaacatgatcATGCCACCTTAAACGATTTTCTTATAACTTATTATGTAACAGAACTACTctcaaatcaactctaatatgatCACAAGCTCTTTAAAACCCTGAACCCATACCCCACGTTGAACCTTCATTTTCTGCTCTCTACTTGTATACGTACATGGGCCAGTACCAATCAGGATCCCAATTCCGCTCTTTAAAATGCCGATCCCAGGCTCCAAGTTGAACATCCTTTTATCTACTTGTATAAGTACATGGGCCGGCTCAAAAAAAGCTCAACCCTGGCCCAAACCGATCTCGATAATTAGTAATTGGGCCGAGCAATTAGCCCTTGATTGGGTTGTAATCTAGTTAAAACCTGAAGCTTACAGACTTTGGACTGAAAGAAGCAACAAACTGAGCTCATAAAAATAATCTTCAAAATATAAGTAGGACCCAGCTCCTTTTAACCCATGGTGACgagagaatttcttcatccATGGGATCGGACCCTCTGATCGGAATGGACAAAGGTTTTTCGAATCTTCTGTAATAGAGGACTCGAGTCAATGATGATATTCACTTTTCCTAGAATCCAATCATAGCATCAAATCATCATGAATGAAGATATTCTTTCTTCATCTATGATGAAAAATCACCTTCACATCAGGTGATGAGCCACCTGGGCAGATCTCCATTTGAAACAAGAAGGGTTCACAGAAAGAAGAGCTCTCTGAGCTCTAACATGAACAAACCCTACATCATCTCTTGGGACTAAAGTACTAAATTCTATATTTACATAGTCAGAAAGGGGGAGAAGGGGTCtgatatatttaattaaaattgtCCAACAATCCAGTCTCCCACCCTTCACGAGAGCCAAAACAGCATTCATGATCGAAGTGCAGTCGCTGCTTAAGTGGATCTCTTTAATGATCTTTGATATAAGCTAGCTGAATCCCATAGCAGATAACTAGTCCTTCAGTCATTGTACAGGATTGTGATATAACTCAGCTGCCTGCTGCAAATAGGAAAGAGAGATTCTTGAGgatcactgctgccacagaggATAAAcctaaaatgagaaagaaaagctCCATCAAAAACCACATGGTATACTTGTGGGAGAGAAATGTTTGTGGGAACAATTGTTATTGAGATTTGGGACTGTTCATGGAGATCCCTTTTGTAATGCCCCGATAACTTTCTGCAGAAAGTTCATCCCTCCATCTCTTGATCATTTGAACTACGGTAATTGGATCTCCTTCTTTTGGCAAGGAAGCAAAGTTCATTTCTACTTAACCAAAAGCCATGTGATTACCTCAATATCAACTAGTATCATACTTAAATCCTCATCCTTATACTTAAATCACATCAGTGCACTCTGTTGGCAGTTAATCAGCACAGTTTCCCCGCACACGTCTACTGCACTTAAACAACAATTCGGCAGCTCCTGAACCAGCTGTGCTCATACTGTCATACAAGAACAGTGCCCCACCCTGATTGGCTGGTTCCTTTTGCCTTGGCTCCCCCTGGCGAATCTtaatctcccccacccccctctccaacaccaaaaaaagggggaggggccCCTTTCTAAGAACACTGATGTCAAGCCTCACAAAGTTGAGGGTGTATGCAGAAATGCTATAAAATAGGGGGTAAGAGTCGCAAAAAGTTCACAAAGCAAGTAGTTATTAAAATCTCGTCAACTTAAAATCTCTTATGATCCGTGCTTGAACATGTAATAACAAACAAATTTTCATATACAGAGGTAAATCTCAAAACTACAAAAGTGGGGAAAAAGTACAGTGATACAATGAAAACACATCGCAACATTCAAATTCAGCGAGAAGTACCTCGGATGATGCGCACCAATACCCACAAATTCTTGATCAGGATTGTCTGTCAGCTGAAACCATGAAACCATTGTTTCCATCAACCTAGGAAGAACCTTTGGAAGATCTTAAGCGAGAACGCTGCCCCTCTAACCTCGCTTCTAGTAGCTTTGCTTTCAAAGTATTCTCCTTTGAACCCCGTGGACATTTTGACGAAGACTCAGCTATGTCGAGATCTGGGGAAGTGAATCTCGACACCCATTGCCGTACTGGGCTGGCATGACCCCTCCATGTCGTGCGACCACATGATTCTTCCCTGCAAGTTTCAGGATGAACCTTACCACCTTCCACCAAAGACTCACTTTTAATTAAGTCCTCAATCACATGGTTCGAGTTTGATCTGTGGTTCCCACCCCGTTTACTCTTTCTTTCATGGCTACCCTCTTGTGTACCTTCATAGTTTTCAGACTTCTGAGAAATGCTTATTTCAACTGGGTTAGCATCTTCTCCCACCGTCCCCTGCTCCTTATCCACAACCTGAGTCTTTCCATTAGATGGCATTGCTCTGGCAACATGTTGTTCAAACTGCACTTGCAAGTTGGATGGGTTATGGCCCTTGATCCTTTCGCGAGAGCCTGGCTTCTTCTTTGTAGAATTAGACTTCATTTCTTCCAGATTATCTTCTCCATATTCTTCAAAATTAGATCTAGACCAATCATTGGTTTGCTTGTCCTTGACATTCTTGTTCAGTTCAAAACAGTGTGAATCACTGCCAAGAGTATCTTCCTCGTCTTCTGCATCTTTAAGTGCACTAACAGCTTCATTCAAGTGGACAGATTCAAGAGAATGGCGACGCAAGTAGCTGTCCTTGAGATCTTTAGGTAAGCCATCATTGCTCCTAGAACTACCAGATCGCTTTGCTTGAAGAAAGGTCTCTATTTCAGAGCTTAACTTCTCCACTATCATGTTCTTTTCAGTGAGATCAGAACGAGCTTCTGCAAGCTTCATCTGCGTCCGCTCATCAAGCCATAACTCAGAAATATGAAGGATCATCAGATCATGGTCATCCCTGGCATCATGATCCTTAGATTTTTGTTTCATCATCCGCGCCTCCTGATCATAATCTCCTATTCCCCGAGCAAACTCATCACATAGGTCTTCCAACATAGCCCttgcttttctttctctttcaagttcTTTCAGGGTCTTTGAGAAGGCAGACTTCATCTCCGACAGCTCTCGTGCTAACTTCCTATGCAGGCTCTCGGAGCGCTTTCTTAACTTCCTCTCATCTTCTAGTTCATCCCTGACAGACTGAACTGCAGCCTTGATGCGGCCTTGCTCCTTGCTCTTCATGACCACTTTGTCCTCGGCAACTTGCTTCATCAAATCATCTATTTCTTGTCGGTCTGCTTTCTGTTCTTGCAGCAGCTCTTTGATCCGAGTTCGAGAATGACTCAGCTCAAATTTAAGTGCTTTCACCAATGCTATATTGGACGCATGCTGTTCCTCAAGGCTCCAAATCCGGTTCAAAACTTTTAGTAATTCTGCAGATGTTTTAAGGCTATAACCGGTCTCCCCATGCCGTCCCTTGAGGTCCAAAGAACTAGAAGGAGTGACAGCAGGGTTATAAGCGGCCACCTGCAAAGAACAAAATTGTATTTTGTAAAACTAGAATAAACGGGGTGAAACTACTTtgaatgtttttttctttttttggaggggggggcaTCAGACAGCAAATGGCATACATA
This window encodes:
- the LOC122082011 gene encoding uncharacterized protein At5g41620-like, giving the protein MERVEKGGDGAAEKQEFLGIKLKRGISVGKRGGPCTPVPNWKLGGAPDSTIKDPLILPPTVSARTLGANLWELQNLPLSKMSKGGLRLRHQKDKGLDLPTHLADPSYSPPPAQPASASSLRRHVAASLMQHHQSIERNGRALQPMSPASYSSSLEVAAYNPAVTPSSSLDLKGRHGETGYSLKTSAELLKVLNRIWSLEEQHASNIALVKALKFELSHSRTRIKELLQEQKADRQEIDDLMKQVAEDKVVMKSKEQGRIKAAVQSVRDELEDERKLRKRSESLHRKLARELSEMKSAFSKTLKELERERKARAMLEDLCDEFARGIGDYDQEARMMKQKSKDHDARDDHDLMILHISELWLDERTQMKLAEARSDLTEKNMIVEKLSSEIETFLQAKRSGSSRSNDGLPKDLKDSYLRRHSLESVHLNEAVSALKDAEDEEDTLGSDSHCFELNKNVKDKQTNDWSRSNFEEYGEDNLEEMKSNSTKKKPGSRERIKGHNPSNLQVQFEQHVARAMPSNGKTQVVDKEQGTVGEDANPVEISISQKSENYEGTQEGSHERKSKRGGNHRSNSNHVIEDLIKSESLVEGGKVHPETCREESCGRTTWRGHASPVRQWVSRFTSPDLDIAESSSKCPRGSKENTLKAKLLEARLEGQRSRLRSSKGSS